The following are encoded in a window of Pseudalgibacter alginicilyticus genomic DNA:
- a CDS encoding ACP phosphodiesterase, which translates to MNYLAHIYLSGENDLITIGNFMADGIKGKNYSKFSKQIQIGILLHRQIDTYTDAHKTVRLSTKRLHEKYGHYSGVIVDILYDHFLAKNWSKYCNIPLDIYVDNFYKSLKIHFDILPLRVQKMLPYMMADNWLLSYATIEGISKILVGMNQRTKNRSGMNEAITELEAFYSEFENEFSAFFDDLINFSKQKLIELSISV; encoded by the coding sequence ATGAATTATCTCGCCCACATTTACCTCTCTGGAGAAAACGATTTAATAACTATAGGCAATTTTATGGCTGATGGTATTAAAGGAAAAAATTACAGTAAATTTTCAAAACAAATACAAATTGGTATTTTGTTGCATAGACAAATAGATACATATACGGACGCACACAAAACAGTACGACTAAGTACCAAACGGTTACATGAAAAATATGGCCATTATTCAGGCGTTATTGTTGATATTTTATACGACCATTTTCTGGCTAAAAACTGGAGTAAGTATTGTAATATCCCCTTAGATATTTATGTAGATAATTTTTATAAATCTTTAAAAATTCACTTTGACATATTACCACTGCGTGTTCAAAAAATGCTTCCTTATATGATGGCTGATAATTGGCTCCTCAGCTATGCGACTATTGAAGGCATTTCTAAAATTTTAGTAGGCATGAATCAACGCACAAAAAATCGTTCTGGTATGAATGAAGCTATTACTGAATTAGAAGCTTTTTATTCAGAATTTGAAAACGAATTTTCTGCGTTTTTTGATGATTTAATTAATTTTTCAAAACAAAAATTAATAGAACTTTCAATAAGTGTTTAA